One genomic segment of Manis javanica isolate MJ-LG chromosome 7, MJ_LKY, whole genome shotgun sequence includes these proteins:
- the RBM43 gene encoding LOW QUALITY PROTEIN: RNA-binding protein 43 (The sequence of the model RefSeq protein was modified relative to this genomic sequence to represent the inferred CDS: inserted 2 bases in 2 codons; substituted 2 bases at 2 genomic stop codons), translated as MERRGNLRTQRPVVRDTAVVSGHRFQGCASGLNDKKSKAYETMAVAGLPAGLCDDQLLISVVKLHYQESKNEGGVVEDVLYPTSTEADAYVTFRGKKGVSKSNFCHLRNTSAMELTGYSYEELKFGHGDTYLENGVEISTGRRKKVSHFSEKVFSSVSALLDLSVFLGQDTLESLVLELKRKIPTXCFSPWESNERISVQGSFMALKKLKESGVTSMFAGKKWNKQSLRGSTQRTSNSLASLGPSVPETTSRGERLVLDTGASLYLRKKSSLYESTLKKFHIVCQVRVDGETTTVWINSAQDGSXPNNDAKGFIEKXSHAFHFELKKETFILEGRESRDKRTIKLACEQLSSRYLQXLINFCRIHIDITGSPSGMYLFKKEVMKLVRQKVGDKISAIVKIKATAFSYRVATMPLAFHILSRLILVSILHWRHCCPHVKRGSNRIWRGYNTCPELSSWQGIGWN; from the exons ATGGAGCGTCGAGGTAACCTCCGCACCCAGCGCCCCGTCGTCAGGGACACAGCTGTTGTGTCTGGGCATCGCTTCCAAGGCTGT GCCTCAGGTTTGAATGACAAGAAATCCAAGGCCTATGAAACAATGGCTGTTGCTGGTCTGCCGGCTGGCCTTTGTGATGATCAGTTACTGATCTCAGTAGTGAAGCTTCATTACcaagaaagtaagaatgagggTGGAGTTGTTGAAGATGTGCTATATCCAACAAGTACCGAGGCAGATGCATATGTAACattcagaggaaaaaaaggtgTTTCCAAATCAAATTTTTGTCATCTTAGAAATACTTCTGCAATGGAATTAACA GGATATAGTTATGAAGAGTTGAAATTTGGTCATGGAGATACCTATCTGGAGAATGGAGTAGAGATTTctacaggcagaaggaagaaag TCTCTCATTTTAGTGAAAAG GTCTTTAGCTCTGTAAGTGCTCTCCTTgatctttctgtttttttgggTCAAGACACTCTAGAAAGTCTGGTATTGGAGCTAAAAAGGAAAATACCAA TATGCTTCAGTCCTTGGGAATCCAATGAAAGAATCTCCGTTCAGGGATCATTCATGGCTCTCAAGAAGCTCAAAGAATCTGGTGTTACAAGCATGtt TGCAGGGAAAAAGTGGAATAAGCAGAGCCTCAGAGGGAGTACACAGAGAACTAGTAACTCTCTGGCGTCACTCGGACCCTCAGTACCTGAGACTACTAGCAGAGGAGAAAGGCTTGTTCTTGACACAGGTGCTTCCCTTTAcctgaggaagaaaagcagcttaTATGAAAGCACACTGAAAAAATTTCACATTGTATGTCAGGTGAGAGTGGATGGTGAAACCACCACAGTTTGGATAAACAGTGCTCAAGATGGTTCTTAGCCAAACAATGATGCAAAAGGGTTCATTGAGAAATAGTCACATGCTTTTCATTTTGAACTTAAAAAGGAGACATTTATTTTGGAAGGAAGGGAAAGTAGAGATAAAAGGACTATTAAGTTGGCATGTGAACAACTAAGTTCAAGGTACCTTC TTCTGATTAATTTCTGTAGGATACACATTGACATTACAGGATCTCCTTCTGGCATGTACTTGTTTAAAAAGGAGGTCATGAAATTAGTAAGGCAAAAGGTAGGTGATAAAATCTCAGCAATAGTAAAGATAAAGGCTACTGCTTTCTCCTACAGAGTGGCGACAATGCCATTAGCTTTTCACATATTGTCTCGTTTAATCCTTGTGAGCATCCTTCACTGGAGGCATTGTTGTCCCCATGTTAAGAGGGGAAGTAATAGGATTTGGAGAGGTTACAACACTTGTCCAGAGTTGTCCAGCTGGCAAGGAATAGGGTGGAACTAA